The nucleotide sequence AAACTACCCAGGCTCTCTTTTTCTCCTGGTAGATTAATAGGATGGTTtgtaaattaaaaatcaaaaaaatcttttattacaTCTTTTTTTCTTACCTTCCTACAAGTTTGAGGACGTGTTTGAGTATCCATGTGTCTTCACTTTGCATTACTTAAGCAATATTATTGATTTATTAGGAAATGTTCTTTGTTGTAGCTTTAAAGTATTTAAGATTTTACCAATATTGTACCTTTTATTTTGCAGTACTTAATATTTCCTGGAAGACTATTATGTAAAGCTTCAACCAGCATCTCATATTGAGATATTGCTGTTctattacaataaataaatgctcaacctaaACGCTTTGTGGTTTTAGTATTCTGAGGGACTAGGGACTGCCAGTGTAAGTGAGTTGGGTGTGACAAGAGCTATATAAAGCAGAAATTTCTGTAGCTCACTTCACCACACACCTGTCAGAGACCCTGGAGAACCTCAGAGGACAAAGATAACACAGTGCAATAGTCCACCATCCTGTGCTTTGTTCAGGGATTTGAATTACAAACAAAATTTCCTATTTGGACCCTGGACATTTTGTGTCTTCTGTGCAGCAACATAGTAACAAGCAGTGCAAAGATCAGGGAAAGGTTCCTAACACACAATTTTCTTTGGAGAAAGACACATAGCTTAAACCCTCAAACATTACAATTAATGGTGTTTGGAGCATCCCTTTTATATACTGCAATATTAATTTGTTCTGATGCACACTTTGAAATCTACACATTGTCCCTAGTATTGAGGAAAGTGAAAGCAAAGTCCACACAAGTAAAAAGAGCTCTCTTCCACCCTCTCACCGTTTAGTACGCACCTAAAAAGTTAGGGGACTCTCAGCTGCTCTCTGGCCCAGAGCAGCATGTTATGCAGTAGTCATTGTTTTCCCTTGTTCCTTCCGCAGGCAAAATAGCATGAGGAGGCCAACTCTGctaggcttccaaagaaagcaaacTCATTTATCTCCTTACCCCATGTGGGCAACACACCTGGTTCTGGTGGCTCTCTCGGGAGGTCCCAGGGCATTGTGTGCGGGAAAGATTGAATATGGAAAGCTGCAGCGATTTAAATGCTTCTTTATTCTTACAAATActgtaaaaattaatataaaaagcatGCGAAGTCTCCTCCTCTGAGCCAAAGTCTGTCGGAAAAGTCATTTCTACAAATGTACCTTAGCTGTAATGGTAATAAGACATAGAAAACGTTGcccttataaaaaaataatttaagagggaAAGATTCATATAGCTTCTCTTGGAGTCCAGTGCCCAAGCCGCAGCTTCCTGTCACTCGTACGTCCCAAAGAAACTGCAGTGGCTCTGGCGGCGCCTGCTCCCGCCGTCGGGGTCTGAGGTATTGGTCGTTTGGAGTCTTTGAGGCCCACGCCTCGCGTTACCGGCAGTCGGAGCCAGTGGGCGGCAGGAAAGGCGGGCTGGGCAGGTTTTTGAAGAACTGCCGGAGGCCGGCCAGATCGCGAGTGAGCTGCTCCACGCGCTGGTGCAGCTTCTCGTTCTCGGCGGACAGCTCCACCAGCTTCTGCTGCATCTCCTGATTACGGCGCTTGGCCTTGTCGCGGCTTTTGCGCACAGCGATGTTGTTTCGCTCGCGCCGCTGCCGGTACTCGGGGCTGCCGCGGTCCGGGCCCCTCTTGCCCGCGCCCTTCTCTCGGACGGGGCCGGGCGCGAGGCTCGGCACTGGGCTCCCTCGAGGGGGCTCGGGCGAAGTTGGTGGCGTGGGTTGCGCAGCGGCTGCCAGGCTCACCACCGTCTGCGCGCACACTGCTACTTGCGCCGGCAGCACGGAGGCCGGCGGGTCGCCGTCGCCCCAGTCGGGTTCGCGCTTGAGCGGTCCCCTGGCGGCTGAAACCGCATGCGGGGGTCTTAGAGGGCCGCCCTGCGCCAGCTCCAGCCCGCCTGCGCTGGCCGCTTTGTGGTTGCTGTTGAAGAGGTCGGCGAAGAGCTCGTCGTGGCACAGCTCCAGGGTGGGCACGGCGGCCATGGAGTCAATGTAGGCACTAAAGTCGATGGCGCTCTCGTCGTCGTACATGGCAGGGGTCGTGGAGCCTTGCTCCCCCAGGTCTCCCGGCTCGCACCCTCGGCCCGGCTTACCCACCCTGCCTGGCTCGTAGAAGGCCGCGGGCTCTGTGGACCAGGGTGTGCCGCGCGCGGGGCTGTCCAGGCTGAAAAGCGCGGCGCTCATggcggcggctgcggcggcggccGGGCCGGGCATTCAAGCTGGGCTGTCACCCTGCAGGGCCGAGCTGCCTCCTTTTCTAGCCCCAGCTGACGCGCACGCCCCGCCCCGGCCCCAGCAGGTCCGGAATCTGGGCGGGTAGGGACAGCGGCGCTGCTGGGAACGACCCGCCCTCTGCCCGCAAGGCTGcccttccccttttcctattCTTGTTCTTTGGAGCATACTTAGCTCTCCGATCCTGGAGGGAAATAAAAATCTGGATTTGGTCCCGACACGCACCAAGCGCTCCGCCCTCAGTCGTCACAAACGAGGAATCGGGAACGGGGCCCTGCGGCCCGAGTCCACAGGTTTTATCCTGGCGCCTCAGCCGTGGGGCCAGGCGGAGTGAACGGTGGACGGCGTTCAGGGGCTCAGCCTCCGCCGTCCGGAGCCAGCGCAGCCAGCGGGCTTCTCCGGAAATTCGAACACACTCTAGCCACACTTCTCCGGATGCTGGTTACGGGCATCATAATGGTGCCCAGCTGCCATAATGGGTTAAGCTCCGCGACACAAGCTCCTGGACGACAGGACCTCCTAGCTGACTACAGACCCCAAGGGAGAGTGACAGCCAAGCTAAATGCGGTGCATTTCTCCGCATCTGACCAAGATCTTGGGTGCGCCGGTATTTCTTCAAGGTTATTAAAGCTGTGCCACCTGATGATAGCATAGCCTcttgctgtttcttttccttgctAATTGTTCCCAAAAGAGATGCTGTTCTAAAGTAATGTGGTTTGCTGAGAGAAAGCTAAGATTTACATCAATACCTATAAAGAGGTATGAAGTTGCTAGCTTTTCAAAACGCATAAAAAGATTTGTTGCAAAAATGAAATTGCAACTCCAGCTACTCAGCGGAAGTTGAGTGCCAGGAGTTCAAATGCCCAAACATCTGGCTCGAACAAACAAAAGTCAAGAAAAACATCTGTCCAAATTCAGGTGTATTCGTCATTACTCTCCTTAATTGTCCTTCCTATCCA is from Meriones unguiculatus strain TT.TT164.6M chromosome 9, Bangor_MerUng_6.1, whole genome shotgun sequence and encodes:
- the Cebpd gene encoding CCAAT/enhancer-binding protein delta; amino-acid sequence: MPGPAAAAAAAMSAALFSLDSPARGTPWSTEPAAFYEPGRVGKPGRGCEPGDLGEQGSTTPAMYDDESAIDFSAYIDSMAAVPTLELCHDELFADLFNSNHKAASAGGLELAQGGPLRPPHAVSAARGPLKREPDWGDGDPPASVLPAQVAVCAQTVVSLAAAAQPTPPTSPEPPRGSPVPSLAPGPVREKGAGKRGPDRGSPEYRQRRERNNIAVRKSRDKAKRRNQEMQQKLVELSAENEKLHQRVEQLTRDLAGLRQFFKNLPSPPFLPPTGSDCR